Proteins from a single region of Fusobacterium gonidiaformans ATCC 25563:
- the rlmN gene encoding 23S rRNA (adenine(2503)-C(2))-methyltransferase RlmN: protein MGVEKLNLLDLSKKELTEFLVAEGMKKFYGKEVFVWLHKKFARNIQEMTNLSLQNREILEEKTYIPYLNLLKHQVSKIDKTEKFLFQLEDGNTIETVLLRHRDQRNTLCISSQVGCPVKCSFCATGQDGFVRNLRVSEILNQVYTVERRLNKRGEKLTNLVFMGMGEPLINIEALLKALEILSSEEGICISKRRITISTSGIVPAIERILMEKVPVELAVSLHSAINEKRDQIIPINKAYPLEDLAAVLGEYQRQTKRRLTFEYILIKDFNVSEGDANALADFAHQFDHVVNLIPCNPVADTGLERPSEKKIERFYDYLKNVRKVNVSLRQEKGTDIDGACGQLRQNQRKK from the coding sequence ATTGGTGTGGAAAAATTAAATTTATTAGATTTAAGTAAGAAAGAATTAACAGAGTTTTTAGTAGCAGAGGGAATGAAAAAATTCTATGGGAAGGAAGTTTTTGTCTGGCTACATAAAAAATTTGCTAGAAATATACAAGAAATGACGAATTTATCTTTACAAAACCGGGAAATTTTGGAGGAGAAAACCTATATTCCTTATTTAAATTTGTTGAAACATCAAGTATCAAAAATTGATAAAACAGAGAAGTTTTTATTTCAGTTAGAAGATGGAAATACAATAGAAACAGTTTTACTACGACATCGAGACCAAAGAAATACTCTTTGTATTTCTTCTCAAGTAGGTTGTCCGGTAAAATGTAGTTTTTGTGCAACAGGGCAAGATGGCTTTGTAAGAAATTTACGAGTATCTGAGATTTTGAATCAAGTGTATACTGTGGAACGACGTTTGAATAAAAGAGGAGAAAAACTAACCAATCTAGTTTTCATGGGAATGGGAGAACCTCTTATTAATATAGAGGCTCTATTGAAAGCTTTAGAAATTTTAAGCAGCGAAGAGGGAATTTGTATTTCCAAACGAAGAATTACAATTTCAACATCGGGAATTGTTCCAGCGATTGAAAGAATTTTGATGGAAAAAGTACCTGTGGAATTGGCTGTTTCTTTACATAGTGCTATCAATGAAAAAAGAGATCAAATTATTCCGATTAACAAAGCATATCCTTTAGAAGATTTGGCGGCAGTATTGGGGGAATATCAAAGGCAAACTAAAAGAAGATTGACTTTTGAGTACATTTTAATTAAAGATTTTAATGTATCTGAAGGAGATGCGAATGCTTTAGCAGACTTTGCACATCAATTTGACCATGTAGTAAACTTAATACCTTGTAATCCTGTTGCCGATACAGGATTAGAAAGACCAAGTGAGAAAAAAATTGAAAGATTTTATGACTATTTAAAAAATGTGAGAAAGGTAAATGTAAGTCTGCGACAAGAAAAGGGAACAGATATTGATGGAGCCTGTGGACAACTTCGACAAAATCAAAGAAAAAAATAG
- a CDS encoding UvrD-helicase domain-containing protein produces the protein MKKLVLKASAGTGKTYRLSLEYLLSLYRGVPYSEIFVMTFTRKATAEIRERILEFSLEILSHTETGKDLLENLQKLDTELVFREEILRTAYYSMLKNKDKIRIYTIDSFFQMLFHKVVSPYYQIYSMKMIEKEEENKEFYKKILKQILSKREFFDKMKLFFDLSPEKNIENYLLLIQNMIRERWKFLLLREPYQKRERIAYERSLQEHIESFESIFRTLEEKKKKERGYFTQSFYQSFFEKGEEEKQEILKHERDTFFKTNVFDGRKLSTRGKDEEILALREELLEELESFRCDLAKEVYNEEMIFFEESLFAIFEEIYTLYDTYKRKEKIFNYDDIAVYTYLTLFQEDLHFVEGNAITDTLEEVLDLKIHSVFLDEFQDTSILQWKILSAFLERAKSVICVGDEKQSIYGWRGGEKKLFEDLPNILDAKVENLDTSYRSLSSIVDFTNDFFKSFPLLYQEEGIDWQFLESKSHKKQRGEVLSYFVEEEEALEKLGELIEEKYSGNYGSLSILARKNKTLLQISDFLEEKKIPYQLSLQKEYQEEATIDAFLSLFRYFCTGKYLYLVEFFRSSVLQASNEILKKLLTGQENMIQYIYSGKEWKEKPKGSQEVRTLYLEFQEKEGKIEDMWLHCIKLFSLTEYFNKDSHILACYSFQQSLSYYDSWFEYFEAFDKNQLVNLEAWEEESKDAIQLMSIHKSKGLEFDNVIYFEAKDSRKGNREQSILFYFQMAEDYRSLEHYFLTRGKYRKYMDYLPEPFPDYLSNVEKKEREEEINTLYVALTRPKHNLYLFFSETWKGRDLVEELTPSSSAMFLAENKGNREEKNQQGIVLDFQKEVKEFDKDEKQRPEKYTLLTELHRMEGLATHFFLEHLKYATEEEIEFAKKRVIQEYASYFGREKIEALFSKDRIQQILKVDSRIFSKDWDYIYPEFSIISPFDQKKYIIDRLMIKKAGKNKKGLVYLVDYKTGGNDPKQLENYKHILQELLKEEEGEYEFETKFLELGREGE, from the coding sequence ATGAAAAAACTTGTGTTAAAAGCAAGTGCGGGGACAGGAAAAACCTATCGCTTGTCTTTAGAATATTTACTTTCTCTTTATCGAGGAGTCCCTTATTCTGAAATTTTTGTGATGACTTTTACTCGAAAGGCAACGGCAGAAATTCGGGAACGTATTTTAGAGTTTTCTCTTGAGATTTTATCTCATACAGAAACAGGGAAGGACTTATTAGAAAATTTACAAAAATTAGATACGGAACTTGTATTTCGGGAAGAAATTTTAAGAACTGCTTATTATTCCATGTTGAAAAATAAGGATAAAATTCGAATTTATACGATTGACTCTTTTTTTCAAATGTTGTTTCATAAAGTCGTTTCTCCTTACTATCAAATTTATTCTATGAAGATGATTGAAAAAGAGGAGGAAAACAAGGAATTTTACAAGAAAATTTTAAAGCAAATTTTGTCAAAGAGAGAGTTCTTTGATAAAATGAAACTATTTTTTGATTTATCTCCTGAAAAAAATATAGAGAACTATCTACTTTTAATTCAAAATATGATTCGAGAAAGATGGAAGTTTTTGCTATTGCGAGAGCCATATCAAAAAAGAGAAAGGATAGCTTACGAAAGAAGTCTACAAGAACATATCGAAAGTTTTGAGAGTATTTTTCGAACTCTAGAAGAGAAAAAGAAAAAAGAAAGAGGATATTTCACACAGTCTTTTTATCAATCTTTTTTTGAAAAAGGAGAAGAAGAAAAGCAAGAGATTTTAAAGCATGAGAGAGATACTTTTTTTAAGACCAATGTATTTGATGGAAGAAAGCTTAGTACTCGAGGAAAAGATGAAGAAATCTTAGCTTTACGGGAAGAATTATTGGAAGAGTTAGAGTCGTTTCGCTGTGATTTAGCAAAAGAAGTTTATAACGAAGAAATGATTTTTTTTGAAGAAAGTCTTTTTGCTATCTTTGAAGAAATTTACACTTTGTATGATACTTATAAAAGAAAAGAAAAGATTTTTAATTATGACGATATTGCTGTCTATACTTATTTAACTTTATTTCAAGAGGATTTGCATTTTGTCGAAGGAAATGCGATTACCGATACCTTAGAGGAAGTTTTAGACCTTAAAATTCATAGTGTATTTTTAGATGAATTTCAAGATACAAGTATTTTACAATGGAAAATTTTGTCGGCTTTTTTAGAGAGAGCAAAGTCTGTCATTTGTGTCGGAGATGAAAAGCAAAGTATTTATGGATGGAGAGGTGGAGAGAAGAAGTTATTTGAAGATTTACCGAATATTCTAGATGCGAAGGTAGAAAATCTAGATACCTCTTATCGAAGTTTATCAAGTATTGTTGACTTTACGAATGATTTTTTCAAATCCTTTCCTCTGCTTTATCAAGAAGAAGGAATTGACTGGCAGTTTTTGGAAAGTAAAAGTCATAAAAAACAAAGAGGAGAAGTTCTTTCTTATTTTGTAGAGGAAGAGGAGGCTTTAGAAAAGTTGGGAGAGTTAATAGAGGAAAAATACTCTGGTAACTATGGAAGCTTAAGTATACTGGCGAGAAAAAATAAAACATTATTGCAAATTTCCGATTTTTTGGAAGAGAAAAAAATACCTTATCAGCTTTCTCTTCAAAAAGAGTATCAAGAAGAGGCAACGATAGATGCTTTCCTATCTTTATTCCGATATTTTTGTACCGGAAAATATTTATATCTAGTAGAGTTTTTCCGTTCTTCCGTGCTTCAGGCATCCAATGAAATTTTAAAAAAATTATTAACTGGGCAAGAAAATATGATACAATATATTTACTCTGGAAAAGAATGGAAGGAAAAGCCAAAAGGAAGTCAAGAAGTTCGAACATTATATCTAGAATTTCAGGAAAAAGAAGGAAAAATAGAAGATATGTGGTTACATTGTATCAAGCTATTTTCTCTGACAGAGTATTTTAACAAAGATAGTCATATCTTAGCTTGTTATTCTTTTCAACAAAGTTTGTCTTACTATGATAGTTGGTTTGAATACTTTGAGGCTTTTGATAAAAATCAACTAGTGAATCTCGAAGCTTGGGAAGAGGAAAGCAAAGATGCTATTCAATTGATGAGTATACATAAGTCAAAAGGTTTGGAATTTGATAATGTCATTTATTTCGAAGCAAAAGATAGTAGAAAAGGGAATAGGGAGCAAAGTATTTTATTTTATTTTCAAATGGCAGAAGATTACCGTTCCTTAGAGCACTATTTTTTGACAAGGGGAAAATATCGTAAATATATGGACTATCTTCCAGAACCTTTCCCAGATTATTTAAGTAATGTCGAAAAAAAAGAAAGAGAAGAGGAAATCAATACTTTATACGTTGCTTTAACAAGACCAAAACATAATTTGTATTTATTTTTTAGTGAGACATGGAAAGGAAGAGACTTAGTGGAAGAATTAACTCCAAGTTCTTCTGCAATGTTTTTAGCAGAAAATAAAGGAAACAGGGAAGAGAAAAATCAACAAGGTATCGTTTTAGACTTTCAAAAAGAAGTGAAAGAATTTGATAAGGATGAGAAACAGAGGCCTGAGAAGTATACCTTACTAACAGAATTACACAGAATGGAAGGACTGGCAACACACTTTTTTTTGGAACATTTAAAATATGCAACCGAAGAAGAAATTGAATTTGCAAAAAAAAGAGTGATACAAGAGTATGCAAGTTATTTTGGAAGAGAAAAAATAGAAGCATTGTTTTCCAAAGACAGAATTCAACAAATTTTGAAGGTAGATTCTCGTATCTTCTCAAAAGATTGGGATTATATTTATCCGGAGTTCAGTATTATTTCTCCTTTTGATCAGAAAAAATATATCATAGATCGTTTGATGATCAAAAAAGCAGGAAAGAATAAAAAAGGATTGGTCTATCTTGTAGATTATAAGACGGGAGGAAACGATCCAAAGCAATTAGAAAATTATAAGCATATTCTTCAAGAATTATTGAAAGAAGAGGAAGGGGAATATGAATTTGAAACAAAATTTTTAGAGTTAGGAAGGGAAGGAGAATAG
- a CDS encoding ATP-dependent DNA helicase, whose translation MLDKNQQRVVEHTEGPLLVIAGPGSGKTKTLVERSVYLISEKKVNPSQILLSTFTEKAARELRMRIQKALQKKNLSVSIEEMYLGTMHSIWLRILEEYIEYSHYENGIEILDEEEEKFFLYSQLRQFKNLNFYGEFFEREHSYGDWAQSRLLQTIFAKIQEEAVDISSIRSYQEEIQFLKEAYLLYQNLLRKENKMSFSAIQMELYHSLLEYSEFLEKVQTKIHYVMIDEYQDSNPIQEKIILLLSGKYKNICVVGDEDQAIYRFRGATVENILRFPQVFEEDCETVYLEKNYRSSEEIVHLCNQWMNRVDWQGERFDKHSYSARYDTIERKSVFRISGSSNSRKRNELITWLKELKERKKIEDYSQIVFLFDNFRSPQVKRLEEDLEMAGIPVYCPRARNFFSREEVKLFFGVFMVLSPKIQESVKGYSYYEECLFRVRRLAKDDKDLQKWILEQREKEIGDFLEIYYQILSFSPFREILEKQEEDVRRGREIYNLSLIGNILQSFQKLCKIKEDSKVERLEYLEYFFQSYLKKFIEKGVNEFEKKGEFPKGCIPFLTIHQSKGLEFSIVVLSSLYQNPPVYREKIRKSYDSLFQKKKLLQEHNEELYDFYRKFYVAFSRAKNALIFLEDNVSSSFQAFVRHSVDIVSSDFHWEDIPEEEYNSAEEMQTYSYTTDIASYDLCPRRYFFLRKISFPSLERENMIFGTLLHRCLERLHKYPDKIISLEEMIGKEKEKLEKKSKFFFQEKDIKMVYKILQEYQGKAVNLYDEILQAEGKEFLEWQGNMIYGEIDLLALQENQWKIIDFKTGKENPSYIEQLVLYQNLLRKYGKEKEIRLSLYYLLEQREEKIELSLKEEVAILEKIQRTIENIQKKEFTKREYQKEICDTCEFFSFCYRKETL comes from the coding sequence GTGTTAGATAAAAATCAACAAAGAGTAGTGGAACATACGGAAGGACCTTTGTTAGTAATAGCAGGTCCCGGTTCGGGAAAAACAAAAACTTTAGTGGAGCGTAGTGTGTATTTAATATCTGAAAAAAAGGTGAATCCTTCTCAGATTTTACTAAGCACTTTTACAGAAAAGGCAGCAAGAGAGTTACGGATGAGAATTCAGAAAGCTTTGCAAAAAAAGAATCTTTCTGTTTCTATTGAGGAAATGTACTTAGGAACGATGCACTCTATTTGGCTTCGAATATTGGAAGAATATATTGAGTATTCTCACTATGAAAATGGAATAGAAATTTTGGATGAGGAAGAAGAAAAGTTCTTCCTCTATTCGCAATTACGACAATTTAAAAACTTAAATTTTTATGGGGAATTTTTTGAGAGAGAGCATAGTTATGGAGATTGGGCTCAAAGTCGTCTATTGCAAACTATTTTTGCAAAAATTCAAGAAGAGGCAGTAGATATCAGCTCTATTCGTAGCTATCAAGAAGAAATCCAATTTCTGAAAGAGGCATATTTACTTTATCAAAATCTATTGAGAAAAGAAAATAAAATGAGTTTTTCGGCGATTCAAATGGAGCTTTATCATTCTTTGTTAGAGTATTCGGAATTTTTGGAGAAAGTACAAACTAAAATACACTATGTTATGATAGATGAGTATCAAGATAGTAATCCGATTCAAGAGAAAATTATTCTCCTACTTTCAGGAAAATATAAAAATATTTGTGTCGTAGGGGATGAGGATCAAGCTATTTATCGATTTCGTGGGGCTACGGTAGAAAATATCTTACGTTTTCCACAAGTTTTTGAAGAGGATTGTGAGACCGTCTACTTAGAAAAAAATTATCGTTCTAGTGAAGAAATTGTTCATCTTTGCAATCAATGGATGAATCGAGTCGATTGGCAGGGAGAACGTTTTGATAAGCATAGTTACTCTGCTCGTTACGATACTATTGAGAGAAAGTCTGTTTTTCGTATTTCCGGTTCTTCAAATTCTAGAAAGAGAAATGAGTTAATTACTTGGCTCAAAGAGTTAAAAGAAAGAAAGAAAATCGAGGATTATAGCCAAATTGTCTTTTTATTTGATAATTTTCGTTCTCCTCAGGTAAAACGTTTAGAAGAAGATTTAGAGATGGCAGGAATTCCTGTGTATTGTCCAAGAGCAAGGAATTTTTTTTCCAGAGAGGAAGTCAAATTGTTTTTTGGGGTTTTTATGGTTTTATCTCCTAAAATACAAGAATCAGTAAAAGGATACTCTTATTATGAGGAATGCTTGTTTCGAGTAAGAAGATTGGCAAAGGATGACAAAGACTTACAAAAATGGATTTTAGAGCAGAGAGAAAAAGAAATTGGAGATTTTTTAGAAATTTATTACCAAATTTTATCTTTTTCTCCCTTCCGAGAAATTTTAGAAAAGCAGGAAGAAGATGTTCGAAGAGGAAGAGAAATTTATAATCTCAGTTTAATTGGAAATATTCTGCAATCCTTTCAAAAACTATGTAAAATTAAAGAAGACAGTAAAGTGGAACGATTGGAATATTTGGAATATTTCTTTCAAAGTTATTTGAAAAAATTTATTGAAAAAGGTGTGAATGAGTTTGAAAAAAAAGGAGAGTTTCCAAAAGGTTGTATTCCATTTTTAACAATACACCAATCAAAAGGCTTAGAGTTCTCTATTGTTGTATTGTCTTCGTTGTATCAAAATCCACCTGTCTACCGAGAAAAAATTAGAAAATCCTATGATAGCTTGTTTCAAAAGAAAAAATTATTACAAGAGCATAATGAAGAATTATATGATTTTTATCGAAAATTTTATGTTGCTTTTTCAAGAGCAAAGAATGCTCTCATTTTTTTAGAAGATAATGTGAGTAGTAGTTTTCAAGCTTTCGTGCGTCATTCTGTGGATATTGTTTCTTCCGACTTTCATTGGGAAGATATTCCGGAAGAGGAATACAATAGTGCAGAAGAAATGCAGACATACTCCTATACAACGGACATTGCTTCCTATGATTTGTGTCCAAGGAGATATTTTTTCCTACGGAAAATTTCTTTTCCCAGTTTGGAAAGAGAAAATATGATTTTTGGAACTTTATTACATCGTTGCTTAGAAAGGCTCCATAAATATCCGGATAAGATAATTTCTTTGGAAGAAATGATTGGAAAGGAAAAAGAAAAGCTGGAGAAGAAATCAAAATTTTTCTTCCAGGAAAAAGATATAAAAATGGTTTACAAAATTTTACAGGAATATCAAGGGAAAGCAGTGAATTTATACGATGAAATTTTACAGGCTGAGGGAAAAGAATTTTTGGAGTGGCAAGGAAATATGATTTATGGAGAAATTGATTTATTGGCCCTTCAAGAGAATCAGTGGAAAATTATCGATTTTAAAACAGGAAAGGAAAATCCTTCCTATATAGAGCAGCTTGTATTGTATCAAAATTTATTAAGAAAATATGGAAAAGAGAAAGAAATTCGACTCTCTCTTTATTATTTATTAGAGCAAAGAGAAGAAAAAATAGAGCTTTCTTTAAAAGAAGAGGTAGCAATATTAGAGAAAATTCAAAGAACGATTGAAAATATTCAAAAGAAAGAATTTACAAAGAGAGAATATCAAAAAGAAATTTGCGATACCTGTGAATTTTTTTCTTTTTGTTATCGAAAGGAAACATTATGA
- the thyA gene encoding thymidylate synthase: protein MLFDEEYRKLVEYICEKGEMVEGKVRTVYADGTPAYYKQVVGYQFRLDNSGKEAFLITSRKAAWKSSIRELYWIWYLQSNNVDELVDLGCKFWNEWKQEDGTIGKAYGYQIGKKTFQYKSQLDYVIGEIKNNPNSRRILTEIWVPEDLDKMALTPCVHLTQWTVLNGKLYLEVRQRSCDVALGLVANVFQYQVLHKLVARECNLNCGDLIWTIHNAHIYDRHLEDLQKQVRETGTEKPILDLGEEGLENFHQKVTIENYKPLENNYKYEVAI, encoded by the coding sequence ATGTTATTTGATGAGGAATACAGAAAATTAGTGGAATATATTTGTGAAAAGGGTGAAATGGTAGAAGGAAAGGTGAGAACAGTCTATGCAGACGGAACACCTGCCTATTATAAGCAGGTGGTAGGCTATCAATTTCGTTTAGATAATTCCGGAAAAGAAGCCTTTTTAATCACGTCTAGAAAGGCAGCTTGGAAATCCAGCATTCGAGAATTGTATTGGATTTGGTATCTACAATCAAACAATGTGGATGAATTGGTAGATTTAGGTTGTAAATTTTGGAATGAGTGGAAGCAGGAAGATGGAACTATAGGAAAAGCTTATGGATATCAAATTGGAAAGAAAACGTTTCAATATAAAAGTCAATTAGATTATGTCATTGGGGAAATTAAAAACAATCCGAATAGTCGTCGAATTTTGACAGAAATTTGGGTACCGGAAGACTTAGACAAGATGGCCTTAACTCCTTGTGTTCATCTAACACAATGGACGGTATTGAATGGAAAATTGTATTTGGAAGTTCGTCAAAGAAGTTGTGATGTTGCCTTAGGGCTTGTTGCGAATGTATTTCAATATCAAGTATTACATAAGCTGGTTGCAAGAGAGTGTAATCTAAATTGTGGAGATTTGATTTGGACGATTCATAATGCTCATATTTATGATAGGCATTTAGAAGATTTACAAAAGCAAGTACGGGAAACAGGAACAGAAAAACCAATATTAGATTTAGGAGAAGAAGGATTGGAAAATTTCCATCAGAAAGTAACAATAGAGAACTATAAACCTCTAGAAAATAATTATAAATATGAAGTGGCAATTTAA
- a CDS encoding metallophosphoesterase family protein, translated as MKILHCSDLHLGKRPSGNKKFTETRYQDYFQAFEQLIEKISSLEIDVFLIAGDIFDKKEINANILERTEALFQKLKYDHPKMTILVIEGNHDVISRQEDSWLEYLKNKGYCEVFSYRKDYEKENYFQQGDVSFYPVGYPGFMVEKALQDLAEHLDSSKKNIVIVHTAIFGMENLPGLVSTETIDLFRDKVVYMAGGHIHSFSSYPKEKPYFFVPGSLEYTNIPREKSSQKGAIYFDTDTGDFERILISPRKRIRTDIFSWESEIEEEFQRFLQKYSQKQEEIMIIPVNVKNTEYFPLERLEEIAEKEGILKVYFEIRESILGKEEEQEEYSSLEEVERELIESWDILKHPESFIRSFPRLKEFSIESNQENLFQLLDEILEEDENAD; from the coding sequence ATGAAAATTTTGCATTGTTCCGATTTACATTTAGGAAAAAGACCTAGTGGAAATAAAAAATTTACAGAAACAAGATATCAAGACTATTTTCAAGCTTTTGAGCAATTGATTGAAAAGATATCTTCTTTGGAAATTGATGTATTCTTGATTGCAGGAGACATCTTTGATAAAAAAGAAATCAATGCAAATATTTTAGAGAGAACAGAAGCATTGTTTCAAAAGTTGAAGTATGATCATCCAAAGATGACTATCCTTGTGATAGAGGGAAATCATGATGTCATTAGCAGACAGGAAGACTCTTGGTTGGAATACCTAAAAAATAAGGGATACTGTGAAGTCTTTTCTTATCGGAAAGACTATGAAAAAGAAAACTATTTTCAACAAGGCGATGTTTCTTTCTATCCGGTGGGTTATCCCGGATTTATGGTGGAAAAGGCCTTACAAGATTTAGCAGAGCATTTAGATTCTTCTAAAAAAAATATTGTTATAGTACATACTGCTATTTTCGGAATGGAAAATTTGCCAGGCTTGGTAAGTACAGAAACGATTGATTTATTCCGAGATAAAGTAGTTTATATGGCAGGAGGTCATATCCATTCTTTTTCTTCTTATCCTAAAGAGAAACCTTATTTTTTTGTTCCTGGTTCTTTGGAATATACCAATATTCCTAGAGAAAAATCGAGTCAAAAGGGAGCTATTTATTTTGATACGGATACGGGAGACTTCGAAAGAATTTTGATTTCTCCTAGAAAAAGAATACGAACAGATATTTTTTCTTGGGAGAGTGAAATAGAAGAAGAATTTCAGAGATTTCTTCAAAAATATAGTCAAAAACAAGAGGAAATTATGATAATTCCTGTGAATGTAAAAAATACAGAGTATTTTCCTTTGGAGAGACTCGAGGAAATTGCAGAAAAAGAAGGAATCTTGAAAGTATATTTTGAAATACGAGAGAGTATTCTTGGAAAAGAAGAGGAGCAAGAAGAATATTCTTCTTTAGAAGAGGTGGAAAGAGAGCTAATCGAGTCTTGGGATATTTTAAAACATCCGGAGAGCTTTATTCGTAGTTTTCCAAGATTAAAAGAGTTTAGTATAGAATCTAATCAAGAGAATTTATTTCAGTTATTGGATGAAATTTTAGAGGAGGATGAGAATGCAGATTAA
- a CDS encoding transglycosylase domain-containing protein → MKKIIKSLFLLSFLGVVGMGILVFSIVMKYKMELPDVQELVENYEVSAPSVIYDRNGEIVDTLYQEARDNVKLEEVPEYSKQAFVAIEDKRFYEHHGIDPRGLLRAVFVNLRSGHARQGASSITQQLAKNAFLTMDRTLSRKIKEMIITIEIERVYTKDEILEKYLNEIYFGSGAYGLKTAAKQFFHKDIQDINLAEAAMLAGVPNRPEGYNPRRKLENAIKRMNIVLSEMREDGKITEEEYQEALKQKFISEKEASAKDKKNPKVTIIYPRKDTRHYENPEFTKLIEDFLLKKFDANTVYNKGLKIYSSLDVAMQKSARTAFNQYPLLRARNGLNGAMVTIDPFSGQIITMVGGKDFKIGNFNRAIMAKRQFGSSFKPFVYFAALLNGFESNSVLEDSPVTFGKWSPKNANGSFTNMNTTLVNALDKSINSVSVKLLSAVGVPKFREMMEQVDPKLEIPDNLTAALGTAEGNPLQLAINYAMFVNGGYLVSPILVTSIEDKHGNLLYEVVPRKDKIFESQDTSIITYMLKSSVQSGTSARARVITRNGAPMEQGGKTGTTNNARTVWYAGITPEYVTTAYLGYDNNRAMPGLAGGNAVAPLYHNYYQDIINKGLYTPGKFSFMEDHIKNGELVVQRLDILTGLLSPEGREFVIRRGHTVVESDNKYLNGISSIFYGNPNPQEENADEHLEDGENPIVEEEEQLFDKLLGD, encoded by the coding sequence ATGAAAAAAATAATCAAATCTCTCTTTCTCCTTTCCTTTTTAGGAGTAGTGGGGATGGGAATTTTAGTGTTTAGTATTGTGATGAAATATAAAATGGAACTTCCAGATGTACAAGAATTGGTAGAGAATTATGAGGTATCAGCTCCGTCTGTAATTTATGATAGAAACGGAGAAATTGTGGATACTTTGTATCAGGAGGCTAGAGATAATGTCAAGTTGGAGGAAGTGCCGGAATATTCAAAGCAGGCTTTTGTTGCTATTGAGGATAAACGATTTTATGAACATCATGGAATTGATCCAAGAGGTTTGTTAAGAGCCGTTTTTGTTAATTTACGAAGTGGACATGCAAGGCAAGGAGCTAGTTCCATTACACAACAATTAGCTAAAAATGCTTTTTTAACGATGGATAGAACTCTTTCAAGAAAAATTAAAGAAATGATTATTACCATTGAAATTGAAAGAGTCTATACCAAAGATGAAATTTTAGAAAAATATTTGAATGAAATTTATTTTGGATCAGGAGCTTATGGATTAAAAACTGCTGCCAAACAATTTTTTCATAAAGATATTCAAGACATTAATCTTGCAGAAGCAGCTATGTTAGCAGGGGTACCAAATCGTCCAGAAGGTTACAATCCAAGAAGAAAATTAGAGAATGCCATTAAGAGAATGAATATTGTTTTATCAGAGATGAGAGAAGACGGGAAGATAACGGAAGAAGAATATCAAGAAGCTTTAAAGCAAAAATTCATTTCTGAAAAAGAAGCAAGTGCTAAAGATAAAAAGAATCCGAAAGTGACAATTATTTATCCTCGAAAGGATACTAGACATTATGAAAATCCAGAATTTACAAAACTGATTGAAGATTTCTTATTAAAGAAATTTGATGCCAATACGGTATATAATAAAGGTTTAAAAATTTATTCTAGCTTAGATGTTGCTATGCAAAAAAGTGCAAGAACCGCTTTTAATCAATACCCTTTATTGAGAGCAAGAAACGGTTTAAATGGAGCTATGGTAACTATTGATCCTTTTAGTGGACAAATTATTACAATGGTAGGAGGAAAAGATTTTAAGATAGGAAACTTTAACCGTGCGATTATGGCAAAAAGACAATTTGGATCTTCTTTCAAACCTTTTGTATATTTTGCTGCTTTATTAAATGGCTTTGAAAGTAATTCTGTTTTAGAGGATTCTCCGGTTACTTTTGGAAAATGGAGTCCTAAAAATGCAAATGGTAGCTTTACCAATATGAATACGACTTTAGTCAATGCCTTGGATAAATCAATTAACAGTGTGTCTGTAAAGTTATTATCTGCAGTGGGAGTTCCTAAATTTCGAGAAATGATGGAACAAGTAGATCCAAAATTAGAAATTCCGGATAACTTGACAGCAGCCTTGGGAACCGCAGAAGGAAATCCGTTACAACTTGCAATTAACTATGCAATGTTTGTGAACGGAGGATATTTAGTAAGTCCTATTCTTGTAACTTCCATTGAGGATAAACATGGAAATTTATTATATGAAGTGGTTCCAAGAAAAGATAAGATATTTGAAAGTCAAGATACAAGTATTATTACCTACATGTTGAAAAGTTCTGTACAAAGTGGAACTTCTGCAAGGGCAAGGGTTATTACAAGAAATGGTGCTCCTATGGAACAAGGTGGAAAGACAGGGACTACGAATAATGCTAGAACGGTTTGGTATGCAGGAATCACTCCAGAATATGTTACAACAGCTTATTTAGGTTATGACAATAACCGAGCGATGCCGGGACTAGCAGGAGGAAATGCAGTAGCACCTCTCTACCATAATTATTACCAAGATATTATAAATAAAGGTTTGTATACACCGGGGAAATTTTCATTTATGGAAGATCATATTAAAAATGGAGAATTGGTAGTACAGAGGCTTGATATTTTAACCGGATTATTGTCACCGGAAGGAAGGGAATTTGTCATAAGACGAGGGCATACCGTGGTAGAAAGCGATAATAAATACTTAAATGGTATTTCGAGTATTTTCTATGGAAATCCAAATCCTCAAGAAGAAAATGCAGATGAACATCTAGAAGATGGAGAAAATCCTATTGTGGAAGAAGAGGAGCAATTATTTGATAAACTACTAGGAGATTAA